A stretch of the Conger conger chromosome 3, fConCon1.1, whole genome shotgun sequence genome encodes the following:
- the dynlt3 gene encoding dynein light chain Tctex-type 3 isoform X1: MEEYHSGEEVPFNPDEASNHVKECIEGIIGGMDYNQNKVNQWTASIVEHSLTQLVKQGKPFKYIVNCAVMQKSGAGLHTANSCYWDTATDGSCTVRWENRTMYCVVSVFAVAVAV, from the exons ATGGAGGAATACCACTCCGGTGAAGAG GTACCCTTCAATCCAGATGAAGCAAGTAACCATGTTAAAGAG TGCATTGAAGGGATCATCGGGGGCATGGACTACAACCAGAACAAAGTGAACCAATGGACAGCAAGCATTGTGGAACACTCTCTCACCCAGTTGGTCAAGCAAGGGAAGCCCTTCAAATACATAG TGAATTGTGCTGTGATGCAGAAGAGTGGAGCTGGTCTACACACAGCTAATTCCTGTTACTGGGATACAGCCACTGATG GGAGCTGCACAGTGAGATGGGAGAACCGCACCATGTACTGCGTGGTCAGCGTGtttgctgtggctgtggctgtctGA
- the dynlt3 gene encoding dynein light chain Tctex-type 3 isoform X2 has product MVPFNPDEASNHVKECIEGIIGGMDYNQNKVNQWTASIVEHSLTQLVKQGKPFKYIVNCAVMQKSGAGLHTANSCYWDTATDGSCTVRWENRTMYCVVSVFAVAVAV; this is encoded by the exons ATG GTACCCTTCAATCCAGATGAAGCAAGTAACCATGTTAAAGAG TGCATTGAAGGGATCATCGGGGGCATGGACTACAACCAGAACAAAGTGAACCAATGGACAGCAAGCATTGTGGAACACTCTCTCACCCAGTTGGTCAAGCAAGGGAAGCCCTTCAAATACATAG TGAATTGTGCTGTGATGCAGAAGAGTGGAGCTGGTCTACACACAGCTAATTCCTGTTACTGGGATACAGCCACTGATG GGAGCTGCACAGTGAGATGGGAGAACCGCACCATGTACTGCGTGGTCAGCGTGtttgctgtggctgtggctgtctGA